A region of Vigna radiata var. radiata cultivar VC1973A chromosome 10, Vradiata_ver6, whole genome shotgun sequence DNA encodes the following proteins:
- the LOC106775506 gene encoding protein RALF-like 33, translated as MANSYTWLFLAICATVLLLSSSPTAEAGPLSMEMTWMPSMEEEFQLDSEISRRILATTKYISYGALQRNTVPCSRRGASYYNCQPGAQANPYSRGCSAITRCRS; from the coding sequence ATGGCAAACTCGTATACTTGGCTCTTCCTCGCGATTTGCGCCACCGTTTTGCTCCTCTCATCGTCGCCGACGGCGGAGGCGGGACCGCTGAGCATGGAAATGACGTGGATGCCCTCCATGGAAGAAGAGTTCCAGCTGGACAGCGAGATCAGCCGGCGCATCTTAGCCACCACGAAGTACATAAGCTACGGTGCGCTCCAGAGGAACACTGTTCCCTGCTCTCGCCGCGGCGCCTCCTACTACAACTGCCAGCCTGGCGCTCAGGCCAACCCCTACAGCCGTGGCTGCAGCGCCATCACCAGGTGCAGAAGctaa